Proteins from one Juglans microcarpa x Juglans regia isolate MS1-56 chromosome 1S, Jm3101_v1.0, whole genome shotgun sequence genomic window:
- the LOC121244460 gene encoding deSI-like protein At4g17486 isoform X2: MLCTKVSRENEAGTVPVYLNVYDLTPINGYAYWFGLGAYHSGVQGEPKKCEGFTYRKTILIGKTGMEQAEVRAVMEELAGEYRGNAYNLITKNCNHFCNDACVRLTGNPIPSWVNRLARIGFLCKCVIPATLNSTKIRHHRIEDKPCEEEEEDEEEKKKKKKVTSDSNRVISSNSSSSSSLSPSSSTIRRGRSRNKSRRRRALPPSSP; this comes from the exons ATGTTGTGTACAAAAGTTTCGAGGGAAAACGAAGCGGGAACGGTGCCGGTTTACCTCAATGTGTACGATCTGACGCCCATCAATGGGTATGCCTATTGGTTTGGCCTTGGAGCGTACCATTCTGGTGTACAAG GAGAACCAAAAAAATGCGAAGGATTTACATATAGGAAGACAATCTTGATCGGAAAAACGGGTATGGAGCAGGCGGAGGTGAGAGCAGTCATGGAGGAGCTGGCAGGTGAGTATCGAGGGAATGCATATAATTTGATTACCAAAAACTGCAACCATTTTTGCAATGATGCTTGTGTTAGGCTCACTGGAAATCCAATCCCAAGTTGGGTCAATCGGCTTGCTAGAATCG GATTTCTTTGCAAATGTGTTATTCCAGCAACTCTAAATTCAACTAAAATAAGGCATCATAGAATCGAAGACAAGCCatgcgaagaagaagaagaagacgaagaagagaagaagaagaaaaagaaagtcacAAGCGACTCAAACAGAGTCATATCTTCtaactcttcttcctcctcttcattGTCTCCTTCTAGCTCCACAATCCGCAGGGGAAGAAGCAGAAACAAAAGCAGACGCAGACGTGCTCTTCCTCCATCTTCGCCTTAG
- the LOC121244460 gene encoding deSI-like protein At4g17486 isoform X3 has translation MGMPIGLALERTILVYKVSDVHGIEYAFGAHEYPSTGIFEGEPKKCEGFTYRKTILIGKTGMEQAEVRAVMEELAGEYRGNAYNLITKNCNHFCNDACVRLTGNPIPSWVNRLARIGFLCKCVIPATLNSTKIRHHRIEDKPCEEEEEDEEEKKKKKKVTSDSNRVISSNSSSSSSLSPSSSTIRRGRSRNKSRRRRALPPSSP, from the exons ATGGGTATGCCTATTGGTTTGGCCTTGGAGCGTACCATTCTGGTGTACAAGGTCAGTGACG TCCATGGTATTGAGTATGCATTTGGAGCTCATGAGTATCCATCAACTGGAATTTTTGAAGGAGAACCAAAAAAATGCGAAGGATTTACATATAGGAAGACAATCTTGATCGGAAAAACGGGTATGGAGCAGGCGGAGGTGAGAGCAGTCATGGAGGAGCTGGCAGGTGAGTATCGAGGGAATGCATATAATTTGATTACCAAAAACTGCAACCATTTTTGCAATGATGCTTGTGTTAGGCTCACTGGAAATCCAATCCCAAGTTGGGTCAATCGGCTTGCTAGAATCG GATTTCTTTGCAAATGTGTTATTCCAGCAACTCTAAATTCAACTAAAATAAGGCATCATAGAATCGAAGACAAGCCatgcgaagaagaagaagaagacgaagaagagaagaagaagaaaaagaaagtcacAAGCGACTCAAACAGAGTCATATCTTCtaactcttcttcctcctcttcattGTCTCCTTCTAGCTCCACAATCCGCAGGGGAAGAAGCAGAAACAAAAGCAGACGCAGACGTGCTCTTCCTCCATCTTCGCCTTAG
- the LOC121244460 gene encoding deSI-like protein At4g17486 isoform X1: protein MLCTKVSRENEAGTVPVYLNVYDLTPINGYAYWFGLGAYHSGVQVHGIEYAFGAHEYPSTGIFEGEPKKCEGFTYRKTILIGKTGMEQAEVRAVMEELAGEYRGNAYNLITKNCNHFCNDACVRLTGNPIPSWVNRLARIGFLCKCVIPATLNSTKIRHHRIEDKPCEEEEEDEEEKKKKKKVTSDSNRVISSNSSSSSSLSPSSSTIRRGRSRNKSRRRRALPPSSP, encoded by the exons ATGTTGTGTACAAAAGTTTCGAGGGAAAACGAAGCGGGAACGGTGCCGGTTTACCTCAATGTGTACGATCTGACGCCCATCAATGGGTATGCCTATTGGTTTGGCCTTGGAGCGTACCATTCTGGTGTACAAG TCCATGGTATTGAGTATGCATTTGGAGCTCATGAGTATCCATCAACTGGAATTTTTGAAGGAGAACCAAAAAAATGCGAAGGATTTACATATAGGAAGACAATCTTGATCGGAAAAACGGGTATGGAGCAGGCGGAGGTGAGAGCAGTCATGGAGGAGCTGGCAGGTGAGTATCGAGGGAATGCATATAATTTGATTACCAAAAACTGCAACCATTTTTGCAATGATGCTTGTGTTAGGCTCACTGGAAATCCAATCCCAAGTTGGGTCAATCGGCTTGCTAGAATCG GATTTCTTTGCAAATGTGTTATTCCAGCAACTCTAAATTCAACTAAAATAAGGCATCATAGAATCGAAGACAAGCCatgcgaagaagaagaagaagacgaagaagagaagaagaagaaaaagaaagtcacAAGCGACTCAAACAGAGTCATATCTTCtaactcttcttcctcctcttcattGTCTCCTTCTAGCTCCACAATCCGCAGGGGAAGAAGCAGAAACAAAAGCAGACGCAGACGTGCTCTTCCTCCATCTTCGCCTTAG
- the LOC121244449 gene encoding uncharacterized protein At2g39795, mitochondrial-like, which translates to MARLIRPLFRKTLSSSSSSSSSGALLICRLQPLPQEPLLKTIGNSLFQTQHRTYITEMRKSAFEGNILRLLRNEIQYELERSPPTQPVTKFDSFTVDSRPGEQWIRLKRKIGDEDIKVEVTMFDGAIPTAKSGGGTGDEVQLHITLIVNISKCKDVDVLEITCSAWPDSIEINRLFIRRGDKMPAQPYVGPEFKELDDELQDSLYKFLEARGINDELAVFVHQYMKNKDKTEFIRWMETVKSFIEKQVK; encoded by the exons ATGGCACGTCTAATCCGACCCTTATTTAGAAAaactctttcttcttcttcttcttcttcttcttccgggGCCCTTCTAATCTGCCGTCTTCAGCCACTACCACAAGAACCCCTTCTCAAAACTATTGGAAACTCTCTATTTCAAACCCAACATAGAACTTACATCACCGAAATGCGCAAATCGGCCTTCGAAGGAAACATTCTCAGACTCCTCCGCAACGAGATCCAATACGAGCTCGAACGCTCCCCTCCCACccag CCTGTTACAAAATTTGATTCATTCACAGTTGATTCCCGGCCTGGAGAGCAGTGGATtagattgaaaagaaaaattggagaTGAAGACATTAAAGTGGAAGTCACCATGTTCGATGGAGCCATTCCTACTGCGAAATCAGGTGGTGGCACTGGGGATGAAGTCCAACTTCACATTACCTTGATTGTCAATATCAGTAAATGCAAAGATGTTGATGTCTTGGAGATCACGTGCTCAGCTTGGCCAGATAGTATAGAGATTAACAGGCTTTTTATACGCCGTGGTGATAAGATGCCAGCTCAGCCTTATGTGGGGCCTGAATTCAA GGAATTGGATGATGAGTTGCAAGATTCGCTTTACAAATTTTTGGAGGCAAGGGGTATAAATGATGAACTTGCTGTTTTCGTACATCAATACATGAAGAACAAAGATAAAACTGAGTTTATTAGATGGATGGAAACTGTGAAATCGTTCATTGAAAAGCAAGTGAAGTGA
- the LOC121244440 gene encoding zinc finger protein 1-like: MDLPSTLTESRSSETSTIISVSEAQSCPKHDHSPEIPHEGIQHEQEDQQNLPLDSNPDLILDLSLFSSKDFNHGSSKPELNDLVDSVDVNSSRNSSAADPDHHHQGNYENEPRVFSCNYCHRKFYSSQALGGHQNAHKRERTLAKRSQKIGAAFGNRYPIMASLPLHGSFNRSLGIQVHSMIHKPSYQSSTVRSPYDLYGQKGWSRQPFDHQQPAIGRLAAESFHKGVAVLAPSSAETGGTARLDSSRKFSPATEGIGGFWWDSVGLSSLNSQWRSKQDELQKLDLSLKL; this comes from the coding sequence ATGGACCTTCCAAGTACATTAACAGAATCACGTTCCTCTGAAACTTCAACCATCATCTCTGTTTCAGAGGCTCAATCATGCCCAAAACATGATCACTCACCCGAAATCCCACACGAGGGAATCCAGCAtgaacaagaagatcaacaaaacCTGCCACTAGACTCGAATCCTGATCTTATATTGGATCTAAGCCTCTTCAGCAGCAAGGATTTCAATCATGGGTCGTCGAAGCCAGAACTCAATGATCTCGTCGATTCCGTCGATGTAAACTCATCGAGAAACTCTTCGGCCGCTGatcctgatcatcatcatcagggTAATTATGAAAACGAGCCCCGGGTTTTCTCATGCAACTATTGCCATAGAAAATTCTATAGCTCACAGGCACTGGGAGGGCACCAAAATGCTCATAAACGAGAGCGGACACTAGCAAAAAGAAGTCAGAAAATAGGTGCAGCCTTTGGAAACCGATACCCTATCATGGCGTCTTTACCTTTGCATGGCTCTTTCAATAGGTCTCTTGGGATCCAGGTGCACTCCATGATTCATAAGCCATCCTACCAATCATCAACTGTAAGATCCCCTTATGATCTCTATGGCCAAAAGGGGTGGTCAAGACAGCCTTTTGATCATCAACAGCCAGCCATTGGGCGGCTTGCAGCGGAGAGTTTTCACAAGGGAGTAGCAGTACTGGCGCCGTCGTCGGCTGAGACTGGTGGGACTGCAAGACTAGATAGCAGTCGGAAGTTCTCTCCGGCGACTGAGGGAATTGGAGGGTTTTGGTGGGATAGTGTTGGTCTTTCTTCACTTAACAGCCAGTGGAGGTCTAAACAAGATGAGTTGCAGAAGCTCGACTTGTCCCTTAAGCTCTAA